The Oscillospiraceae bacterium DNA window TACTCGTTCTTGAAAATGCCCTTGCCGCAGAGCTTTTTCAGCACGGTGTACGTGGTGGTTTTTTTCCACTTCATCGCCTCCGCCGCAAGCTCCGCGAGTTTTGGGGAGTGAATCGGCGCATGTTCCCATATTAGGTCGGTGAAACGCGATTCCGCTTCCGCCAATCGATAATCAGTCATGATCAACCTCCGTTCTATTTGTCATCGCACTTATTCTATCGCAAATAGAATATTATGTCAAGAGGTTTTACGCCGCGCTGGAACTATATTTCGCGCCTGACATCACCGCCTGCGCTGGGATGTCTTGGGATGCTGGGTAACGGTTGGGCCGGCGCCGCGCATCCTGCGGCGTCTTTTTCTCACGATTTCGCCGCTTCCTTCGCATTCTGTCGAGAATTTGTCACGCTCTGTCAAGAATTTGTAATCAAACTGCAACTGTATTTTTGAGCCGGGATTTGCTATAATAGAAATAACCGGTGCGGCAGCCGACTGTTTGCGGTGAGTGAATCCTGCGCACCGGATGAATGTGTCCTTGTCCTTTCTCCCGTCTGTCCGGGAGAGACCGTCGGGAGGAGTGGACCGAGAGGAGTTGCCATGGCAAATCAAGTGACACTGCCGAAGAGAACGGGAGGCGCCCGTCTGGCCGCAAAGATGGCCCGCCGGAGCAGCCGCGCCGGGCTGATAGCCGCGCTGGCGGCCGGGTTTGTCCTGCTGGCCGTCGTCGCCTCGCTGACCTACGCTCTCGCCTTTTACGACAACATCTACCCCAATGTGTACGTCGGCGGGCAGGCCCTGGGAGGGAAGTCCCAGACGGAAGCCGCCCGACTGCTGGATCGGCGGATGCAGGACGCCTACGCGCACCGAGAACTGGCGCTGACCGTCGAGGAACAGCCGCTTACGCTGTCGAGCGAACAGGTGGGGCTTCGGTTTCAGGCCGAGGCATCGGCCCGCCGTGCCCATGACTACGGTCGGACCGGGGGAATCTTCACCCGGGTACGCACCGTCGTCGCTTCGCTCTTTTGGCGGGAAGATCTCCCCCTCAGCGAAGAGTTTTACATAGACCGGACAGCGGTGGAGGCCACCGTTTCTCGGGTTGCACAACTGGCTGATATCACACCGATGGACAGTGACTGGACTATGTCGCAGGACGCCGTCACGATCACGGTGGGCACGCCCGGCCGCCGGATCGACCAAACGGCGCTGACTGAACTCATCTGCGGACGCTTTATCGCCGGCGATTTCTCGCCGGCCAATGCGCGCGCGGAGCCCGCCCCCCCCCTGCCCGTGGACCTCGCCGCGCTGTACGAGGAAGTCCATGTCGAGGCGCAAGACGCCCGGCTCGCTTCCAGCGACCCGAAAGACATCAAAGTACTGGACGCCGTGGCGGGCGTCTCCTTTGATCTGGCCGCCGCGCGGACGCTGCTGGCGGACGCCGCGCCGGGCACGCAGGTGCGCCTCCCGCTCATCCGCACACAGCCGTCGATAGACGCCGCCACATTGGAGGCCCGTCTGTTCGCCGACGAGCTGGCCACCTTCACCACCTATCTGAACGCGGGCAACACACCGCGCGTGACCAACATTCGACTGGCCGCCTCGATGATCAACGGCAGTATCCTGATGCCGGGCGATGAGTTCTCCTACAACAAAACCGTGGGGCAGCGGACGACCGACCGCGGCTTCAAGCAGGCCGGCGCCTATGTGCAGGGTAAGCTGGTGGACGAGGTGGGCGGCGGGATCTGTCAGATGTCCACCACGATGTACGTTGCGGCGGTCCGGGCCAACCTGAAGATCACGGAACGGACGAACCACTCCATGACGGTGGACTATGTGCCGGTGGGGCACGACGCCACCGTCAATTGGGGCACGTTGGACCTTCGCTTCCAAAATGACAGGAACTACCCCATCAAGATACTGGCCGAACAGAGCGGCAGCTCCGTTAAAGTGACGATCATGGGAACCAAAGTCGACGATCATACAGTGTCTCTGGACCAAAAATTTCTTTCCACCCGGCCCTTCACGTCCCAAACGACGGTCAATCCGGCCCTCGCGCCGGGCGCCCGCAAGGTGACCGTGACCGGCCACACCGGCTACACGGTGGAGACGTATCGGGTGATCCAGGACGCGAACGGCCGGGAAAGCAGCCGCACACTGGAGGCGAAGAGCGTTTACAACAAGGTCGATCAGGTCATTGAGGTGGGCCCGGATGCTGCCGCGACGGCGTCGGACAACCCCACCCCGCCGGCCGACGAGCCGACCGGCACGACCACGCCTAGTACCCCAAACACGCCACCGCCGGACACTTCGGCCGGCACGCCGAATCCATCGGGCACCCCGGACAACCCCGGTACCGGTCTGCCAAGCAACCCGGCCGACCCTCCGACCACATCGGACGACACCGATTCTCCCACGGCACCGACGGAACCCGGCGCGGACAGACTGGTGACGCCGCCAAACGACTTGCCCGTCGTCTCCGACCCCTGGGCCGCCTACCCGTACTGAGCGTGAAGAGCGGATTTCGGGTGAAGGCGCTCAGGCAAACAGCATGTCCGTTGTGACCAAGGTAAGACGCGAACCTTCCCGTTTGCGCACCTCGCGAGAAAACGAGACCTTTGAAAAGACATAGCTGTAGCGGTCGGTGTACGCGTCGAGCAGGTGTTCTTTCGCCATCAGCGTCTCAATTTCCTCCGCACGGACGGGGCTGTTGCGCCATTTACACTCGCCGAGGAGGATTTTCCCCTCGGTACGGGTCGCCGCGACTACGTCGATGTCGGTCTGTGCCCGCGTCTGCGGGTCACGCCCCCACCACGCGCCGAAGGCAGTCGCCGTGAAGGGCAGGCGGCCGGCGCGGTTCATCCGGCGCACATATTGCAGACAGATTTGCTCAAAAGGCGGCTTTCCGATATAGGTGGAAAGACGCTCCCCAAAGACCTCGGCGTCCGCCACGATGTCTCCCTGTCCGCTCTCGATCTCCGGACGGGCGAAGAAGACAAAGCGATACCAGAAATGGTAACAGTTGTCAGCCACACGGTAGAGCCCTTTCCGGCTGTTGCGCGGATTTTCGCCGAAGGGGTACTCCTTACACAGGATTTTGAGCTGCACCAGCGTTTGCAAGTATTTATTCACTTTGGCGGTTTCCTCGCCGATCTTCGTGGCAATCTCGTTCAGTTTGGAGGCGCCGCCGGCGATAGCGGACACGATGG harbors:
- a CDS encoding BlaI/MecI/CopY family transcriptional regulator, producing the protein MTDYRLAEAESRFTDLIWEHAPIHSPKLAELAAEAMKWKKTTTYTVLKKLCGKGIFKNE
- a CDS encoding VanW family protein, which produces MANQVTLPKRTGGARLAAKMARRSSRAGLIAALAAGFVLLAVVASLTYALAFYDNIYPNVYVGGQALGGKSQTEAARLLDRRMQDAYAHRELALTVEEQPLTLSSEQVGLRFQAEASARRAHDYGRTGGIFTRVRTVVASLFWREDLPLSEEFYIDRTAVEATVSRVAQLADITPMDSDWTMSQDAVTITVGTPGRRIDQTALTELICGRFIAGDFSPANARAEPAPPLPVDLAALYEEVHVEAQDARLASSDPKDIKVLDAVAGVSFDLAAARTLLADAAPGTQVRLPLIRTQPSIDAATLEARLFADELATFTTYLNAGNTPRVTNIRLAASMINGSILMPGDEFSYNKTVGQRTTDRGFKQAGAYVQGKLVDEVGGGICQMSTTMYVAAVRANLKITERTNHSMTVDYVPVGHDATVNWGTLDLRFQNDRNYPIKILAEQSGSSVKVTIMGTKVDDHTVSLDQKFLSTRPFTSQTTVNPALAPGARKVTVTGHTGYTVETYRVIQDANGRESSRTLEAKSVYNKVDQVIEVGPDAAATASDNPTPPADEPTGTTTPSTPNTPPPDTSAGTPNPSGTPDNPGTGLPSNPADPPTTSDDTDSPTAPTEPGADRLVTPPNDLPVVSDPWAAYPY